A genomic window from Micromonospora violae includes:
- a CDS encoding helix-turn-helix transcriptional regulator: MVSTDPSPAPSIGTASSVPDEIATFALADLAGDPGWRRPVIVERELLILTTRGHGDAELDFHLLPCRPGTLLRVRPGQVLRCAGPQFDATVVAWDPAALRGVDVDLATTATWRQLAGEDEDAVISEVSQLAVDCQRHPDGPTARALLRHQLAVLLLRLALAHTEQSPARPEDETFHRFHREVEHSYPQTRRVEDYAAELGCSVRTLTRACLAVTGRSAKQVIDERVALQAGRLLAATDQPIAHIGRWLGFSEPTNFGRFFTREVGVSPGAFRAARDQPAAGRVVRPRPPAESTGANSGRFRPGTLGELANGRHPSRPGPPAGPPGDLGRA; this comes from the coding sequence ATGGTCTCCACCGATCCCTCCCCCGCCCCATCGATCGGAACGGCGTCTTCCGTCCCCGACGAGATCGCCACGTTCGCGCTGGCCGATCTTGCCGGCGACCCGGGCTGGCGTCGGCCGGTGATCGTCGAGCGGGAGCTGTTGATTCTCACCACGCGTGGGCACGGCGACGCGGAGCTCGACTTCCATCTGCTGCCGTGCCGTCCCGGCACGCTGCTGCGGGTCCGCCCCGGCCAGGTGTTGCGCTGTGCCGGCCCCCAGTTCGACGCCACCGTGGTTGCCTGGGATCCCGCGGCGCTGCGCGGCGTCGACGTCGACCTGGCCACGACCGCGACCTGGCGGCAGTTGGCCGGTGAGGACGAGGACGCGGTGATCAGCGAGGTGAGCCAGTTGGCGGTGGACTGCCAACGGCACCCCGACGGCCCCACCGCCCGCGCGCTGCTCCGGCACCAACTGGCCGTGCTGCTGCTGCGGCTCGCCCTGGCCCACACCGAGCAATCGCCCGCCCGGCCCGAGGACGAGACGTTCCACCGGTTCCACCGCGAGGTGGAGCACAGCTATCCGCAGACCCGACGGGTGGAGGACTACGCGGCCGAGCTCGGCTGCTCGGTGCGGACCCTGACCCGGGCCTGCCTGGCCGTCACCGGCCGCAGCGCCAAACAGGTCATCGACGAGCGGGTCGCGTTGCAGGCCGGCCGGCTCCTCGCCGCCACGGATCAGCCGATCGCCCACATCGGCCGGTGGCTCGGCTTCTCCGAACCCACGAACTTCGGCCGCTTCTTCACCCGCGAGGTCGGGGTCAGCCCCGGCGCGTTCCGGGCCGCACGGGACCAACCGGCGGCCGGCCGGGTCGTCCGACCCCGACCGCCGGCCGAGTCGACGGGCGCCAACAGCGGCAGATTCCGCCCCGGCACCCTCGGCGAACTCGCCAACGGCCGGCACCCCAGCAGGCCGGGGCCGCCCGCCGGACCGCCCGGCGACCTCGGCCGGGCATGA
- a CDS encoding glucose 1-dehydrogenase yields MTQLFSVEGKTVLVTGGSRGIGLMIAQGFVRAGAHVIISSRKADVCAEVATALSAEGRCEAIPADLSDDAGAEMLAAAVRERFDRLDVLVNNAGATWGAPLENYPEAAFDKLWAVNVKAVFRLTTALLPALRAAASADDPARVINIGSIDGIRVPFMEVYAYSATKAAVHMLTRSLAHQLAGEQITVNAIAPGPFESKMMAFALDDPTSRAAIEQQVPLGRIGSPEDMAGTAIYLSSRAGAYLTGAVIPVDGGITTHG; encoded by the coding sequence ATGACGCAGCTGTTCTCGGTCGAAGGTAAGACGGTCCTGGTCACCGGCGGCTCGCGGGGGATCGGGCTGATGATCGCCCAGGGCTTCGTCCGCGCCGGCGCGCACGTGATCATCTCGTCCCGCAAGGCGGACGTCTGCGCGGAGGTCGCCACTGCCCTCTCCGCCGAGGGGCGGTGCGAGGCCATCCCCGCCGACCTCAGCGACGACGCCGGCGCCGAGATGCTGGCCGCCGCCGTGCGGGAGCGCTTCGACCGCCTCGACGTGCTGGTCAACAACGCCGGCGCGACCTGGGGCGCACCGCTGGAGAACTACCCCGAGGCCGCGTTCGACAAGCTCTGGGCGGTCAACGTCAAGGCCGTCTTCCGGCTCACCACCGCGCTGCTGCCGGCGCTGCGCGCCGCCGCCAGCGCCGACGACCCGGCCCGCGTGATCAACATCGGGTCGATCGACGGCATCAGGGTGCCGTTCATGGAGGTGTACGCGTACTCGGCCACCAAGGCGGCTGTGCACATGCTCACCCGCAGCCTCGCCCACCAGTTGGCCGGCGAGCAGATCACCGTCAACGCGATCGCGCCCGGCCCGTTCGAGAGCAAGATGATGGCGTTCGCGCTCGACGACCCGACGAGCCGGGCCGCCATCGAGCAGCAGGTGCCGCTGGGTCGCATCGGCAGCCCCGAGGACATGGCCGGCACCGCCATCTACCTCTCGTCCCGGGCTGGCGCGTACCTCACCGGAGCGGTCATCCCCGTCGACGGCGGCATCACCACGCACGGCTGA
- a CDS encoding SsgA family sporulation/cell division regulator codes for MSVIRPTTVEVETSLRLVAPDATALPVRASLRYDPADPYAVHVLFHAESAGGEAVSWSFARELLVTGLDEPAGIGDVRVWPWATPRGDFVALALSSPDGNALFEVPRSVLVRFLRRTYVVVPRGREAEHLDVDTAVNRLLAGR; via the coding sequence ATGAGTGTCATCCGACCGACGACCGTAGAGGTCGAGACGTCGCTAAGGCTCGTCGCACCTGACGCCACCGCCTTGCCGGTGCGTGCCAGTCTGCGTTACGACCCTGCTGACCCGTATGCGGTCCATGTCCTGTTCCATGCCGAATCGGCCGGGGGCGAGGCGGTGAGTTGGTCGTTCGCTCGCGAACTTCTGGTCACCGGCCTGGACGAGCCGGCCGGCATCGGAGATGTGCGGGTCTGGCCCTGGGCCACACCGCGCGGCGACTTCGTCGCGCTGGCCCTGTCGTCACCGGACGGCAACGCCCTCTTCGAGGTGCCGCGCAGCGTCCTGGTGCGTTTCCTTCGACGGACCTACGTCGTCGTCCCGCGCGGCCGTGAGGCCGAGCACCTGGACGTCGACACGGCGGTGAACCGGCTGCTCGCCGGTCGCTGA
- a CDS encoding PGPGW domain-containing protein produces the protein MDAAAAPGPPNVAVRSAEKRGYAVPMEQPERPGRPTPDAGRPDGDRAGRGGSAAVGRGGSAGARRDGDAGGHGGVAVQDRPRRPRWRERISLTLELIRANPTGRIALKIFIAIAGALVVTIGIALIPLPGPGWLLVIAGLGIWAVEYHWARRLLGFTRRHVHGWTRWVTRQSLVVRIVLGSVGLVFVATVVWLSLKYSLGIDVVAAAMRYLATH, from the coding sequence GTGGATGCGGCGGCGGCGCCCGGCCCGCCGAACGTCGCGGTCCGATCAGCCGAAAAGCGGGGGTACGCAGTGCCGATGGAGCAGCCCGAGCGACCCGGACGGCCGACGCCTGACGCCGGCCGCCCCGATGGCGATCGCGCCGGTCGCGGTGGCAGCGCCGCCGTTGGTCGTGGCGGCAGCGCCGGTGCTCGTCGTGACGGTGACGCCGGTGGCCACGGCGGCGTCGCCGTGCAGGACCGGCCGCGCCGCCCCCGCTGGCGCGAGCGGATCTCGCTGACCCTCGAGCTCATCCGCGCCAACCCCACCGGTCGGATCGCACTCAAGATCTTCATCGCGATCGCCGGGGCGCTGGTGGTGACCATCGGCATCGCCCTCATCCCGCTCCCCGGGCCGGGCTGGCTGCTGGTGATCGCCGGCCTGGGCATCTGGGCCGTCGAATACCACTGGGCCCGCCGACTGCTCGGCTTCACCCGCCGCCACGTCCACGGCTGGACACGCTGGGTGACGCGACAGTCGCTGGTGGTGCGAATCGTGCTCGGGTCCGTCGGCCTGGTCTTCGTGGCCACGGTGGTCTGGCTGTCCCTCAAGTACAGCCTCGGCATCGACGTGGTGGCCGCGGCGATGCGGTACCTCGCGACGCACTGA